One Cryptomeria japonica chromosome 9, Sugi_1.0, whole genome shotgun sequence genomic window carries:
- the LOC131858622 gene encoding uncharacterized protein LOC131858622, with product MEFVLQVQIQSILSRFPNDFKRSEERALTALKRRFNPFLRITVQIQFTMCPNGTQIVLPLEKADRVTVGKSRISILLKGDILEKQSRLYCSFIFFVFFFFVLVFCVFLFCGASFLMGMEVGSSKNSTFWSG from the exons ATGGAATTTGTTCTTCAAGTGCAGATTCAATCCATTTTGAGTCGATTTCCGAACGATTTCAAACGTTCAGAGGAGCGTGCCCTAACGGCACTCAAGCGCAGATTCAATCCATTTTTACGAATAACTGTCCAGATTCAATTCACAATGTGCCCTAACGGCACTCAGATCGTGTTACCGTTGGAAAAAGCAGATCGTGTTACCGTTGGAAAAAGCAGGATTTCAATTCTTTTAAAAGGAGATATACTAGAGAAGCAGAGCAGATTATattgttctttcattttttttgttttcttt ttttttgttttggtattttgtgtaTTTCTTTTCTGTGGGGCGTCATTTTTGATGGGCATGGAGGTAGGCAGCAGCAAGAATTCTACGTTCTGGAGTGGCTGA